The DNA sequence CAGCATCTTGACAAGAGGAGCTGAAGAGGTGGGCTTCCACATGGTTACTGTCCCACCTGAATGGCCTAAAGCAACAACCCCATTGAAGGGATTCACCTGCATTACATCTGTACGACCTAAACCAGTCCGGAAGTTGCCAACCATTCCGCCTGTCGTAACATCCTGATAATGAAGCTGGCCAAATTTATTTATGGATGCCAAGAGGAAATGGTTTTTAAGAAATTGAAGCTTAAGCACTGCTCCATGTTCCTGAAAGATGGAAAAGTTAGAATGTAACTGATTCACAGTAGTCTTCAGATAATTTCTATCAGTTTGCAACAAAAACAAAGATGTGAAGCCCTCCAAGAAACCCCATGGTTATTTGCACCTTCACAGTTTTCCATGAAGATATATCCATTGCTCTTTGCATCTAAGCATATAAAAGTAGGTTATCATTTGTATAATCTAAGaccatgaaaaatgaaaaaccagaGTTTTATTCCAAGATCCAAAAATGTCTGCGCTACTAAGATCATCCTGAGAAAGTCAAAAGTCCAAAGTTACGAAAGAAAATTTTTCATGTGAAAGTAGATATTTCAACTTTGTTGGCACACAACAAAAGGAGACATGTACTGGAATATAAAATTGCAGACGCTTGCCTGTAAAAACAAGAGGAAACTTGCCAACAGTCAAGCTACTAAGTAATACAGAGGAGTCAACCACTGGGCAACATAACAAATCTAAGCTACCTTTTCAGGTGAAATTTTCTAGAAATGAACCTGCTTATGAGCGTCCTCAGAACATTATAATTGAAGAACCGAAATGTGCATTGGAAATGCATATACTGTTTCCATGTATCACAAGAAGATGGAACAAACCAGAAGAAAATCTCCTCTCATTTTCAAAGTGAAATTGACATACTTACCAATTAGCATCTTCCAAACCAGTGATTTAGAGCATTTCTTAACATTTTCCTTATGGATGTACTCTCAGGGATTCCGTCATAATTATTAGTTGCCCCTAAAGAGGACTTTAAATGGCAGTGAATTTCATGAGTAGGATTtctattatcattttatttttgtgtgaTATTTTTCTAAGTGTGCATATGTGTAAGTTTACCAAAAGTAGACAGGGCCTCACTTGTTGTTAACAAGCAAAAGTGATATATGTGACCCTATCATAGCGATATGCCGCCAATACCAGAATACTAGAGCCAGAGCTACGCCTACACCGAAATATGATATCCAGAGCCACTCCTGGGCCataagagaagtagagagaaaaagaaaagtggtaAGCAGTCTGATCTGCTTTCAGTTGCTTTACGTATTTGGTTGTAATCACGCCATGCAATGTTAGTTACACGAAGTTTGAACTCTAAATTCTTGCTTTTAAGTTCACCAGTTTTATATGACAACAATGTGAATATTTACAGGAAAAAGAACTGGACAAAAAGGCAATATCATGTACAAGTGGAAGCTTGGAGATATACTCGATGATCTCATGTACTGAAAGGAAAGCTATTGTGATAGAGATACTTGGCAGCCAGAAAATGAAAGTGCCACCTGGATgctcacaaaatatttttcgtgtaGTGTCATGCAAGAACCAATTCTATGAATTCCTAGCCTCCCAAATAACAATACAAAAGGATAGCGGAAAGTCATCCACAACATGACAAGGGATACATCTATCAAAATACAAACCTTTAGACAGTGCAATTCGATACCGTCCCTGTTGTAGATATAAGGGTACCTGCCAAGTTCAAGGAAGATACATATGAGGATCAACCATCAAGATGTGTCACTCTTCCAAAAgctgcaaaatttgcaaaaagttccTGACTGAAACCAACTAAACagattatttctttattttaatggACAAGAGACAACACATTACTTTGATCATTCTGGAAATTTACCACAGTAATTCTGGTGAATTGACAACTATAAATCATCCATGAATCATCATCAGCATATCCTCTGCCTCTTTTACAATGTGATTGTGAGTCTTGAAAGCAGATCATCTTACTCCAAGAAAAGAATTAACCCCGCATTCACCACTATTGTCTACTTACCAGTTCAGATGTCCATACATTTAGTATAAATTGCAGTATCAATTCAAGACGTATATACAACAAAACATTTAAAGTTCACttgaataataaagaaaagattcaaaaatgTCCTTATTTATTGTAATTAGGTAATTTGTAATTCAACCACctgactgttttttttttgggtgggagCATTCGTATCCCACTTCATCAATCAGCTGTTAGACATATCCTTCATTAAGATAAAAGGAGTCACTTCACAGAAGTCCAAATGAGGGCTCAACTACCAACTTTCTCTTAAGCATAGGGAACATGTAGCGTTTTGGACCCAAAGTACGGCGATCAGCAGATTGAAGAGAACCTAACAGTTAATGAATGGATGGGATAAGATCCGGTCTTAAATAGTATGTGAAATAATTCCATAAAAGCAAGAAGTTCATGAGGTCAGATTTCAAAAGAGTAAGAGTGTAACAGGTGCCTAGACATTTTTCTAAAGTAGTTTCAGAACAAGCATCAAATTACTTAAACAATAAGCAGAAACCACCACAACCATCCACACGAAGACAATTGGCATCAAGTCCAGCAAGCAAGTTAGTATACAAAGTGTTTAGATGATGATTGAAGCTTAGTCAAAAGAGATATGCTTCTCTAAATTATAGATAGAGAGTGAGAAATACTTCTTCTGCGCTGCAGCAAAGAACAGCTCGTTATGCAAGAAGACGACATCACGTACTGTTTCTCTAACCTGAAAAAGAAGATATGGTTATACAAGTCAGTCCCACAACACTCCAAACTACATGTTGTGACAACTAAACTTAAAAGTGTCCCTATCAATTCTTGCGTAGCAAGAACCACCAAATCAGTTTAGTTGTCCATCTACAGGGGATTACACATCAATGCCAACAAACAAGATACATCCAAATCCCTCGGTATTGTTCACACTTCAAAGATATTTCAATGTAGCCCGACTTCAGCTACTTATTTAGCAATCCTCTAAGCAGTGCTTCACCCTCAAGATCCAGGATAATTTATATAACAATTCTCCCAATTTCAAAAGCTAAATATACATAAATGTTGAATAAATAGAGTCCATTACTACTCAGTTTGGTTGCAAGACTTTAGCATTGATGATGTGTTCAAAACTCAAGTGGCGCCCTCCACACTTCTCAGTATCGTTTAAGTGCTCTTCATATTCAAGACATTCAGTCCAAAAAGCACAAAAATCAAATGGGTCCAAGCGTCCATTATACAAGGTGGGAATGCTAACTACCTTCTCCGCATCATCAAGCATTTCCAATTCACAAGGGTTTCTAAAGTTTCCCTACTATAGATCCTTTTGGAAATTTCAGTATTAGCTTTCATTTTTATTGTCTACTCCAATTATCCACCCAAAACATGTAATGGATAGGGAATATTTCCTACagcaaaatataatataaattatgTCCTCTCAACAATAAACGTTTGCTTCTACATTTGCTGCTACAAGCTCAACTCTCGCTTATTATTCCCTAATGTAGTCgtgatttatatattttcaATCTGAAACCGAGTAGAGATGATAGTGCTGTTATTTAAACAATCTAAATGAAACCCAGAAACATTCAAGATGCCTTTCAAGCTTACTTCAGCCAACTAATCTCATTATTATCCTTACTGACATGTTATGGAGGGATGACATCTCTCATAACCTCGAATGAAATCCTTCTATGCCACCCAAATTATTGTCTTTATAAATCACCTTATACCTGAATTTCTTTAATCAGACTCAAGTTCTTCATGTCAACGACAGCTAAGTGGCCCTTGCGTCCAGCTGCTGCCATATACCGACCGCTAGAGGTGAAATCCAGAGTGTAAGGACCAAGATCTGCGAATCAATTTATTACTTGAAgtgaaaaattaaagaataatTCCTTAACATGACTTCAAAAcataaaagggaaaaggaaatgaCTCAGTTAAAACTCCTTGCAGTGGAATATTCCCAACCAAGGATTGAGGCATAGAAACACCATCAAATAATTGGAAAATAACGGATAACTATACCTCACAGATCAGATGATCAAAAGAGTGAATACAAGAGACGGTTGTTAGTGTAAAAGGTCAAATTTGTATGTGTatgtgagagaaagagagagggagagggagatcTTCATCTTTGGAAATAATTGTGCCAGCTTAAATTCAATACACTAAACTATTCCATGTGGATGAATACTGAACATTCAAGATCAGAAAGAAGGTGCCATTAGATTATGTTCACAGGCAATCAAGGAATGCTGTGTGCATTCTTCTAAGGGTTACAGAGGGTTCCCTTTAGAATGTGCTTTCTAGGCAACAATCTCTCCCAGTATTTATGTCCAGCATCAGCCAACTAAAACCAACCTGGTAAGACGATGTCATACTGATTTCTTGAGCTAGATATATCAACTTCACGAGCAATTGATTCTTGCCTGATTCTCCAAGTTTTTTCTATACCTTCAGCCTCCAGAAAGCCTCCCTCACTAGGCATAAGCcactaaaaaaaagaaccatTTACTGAAATGCTCAAAGGACACatggaaaatcaaaataatccACTGAAACCCAATAAGTACAGTGAAAGAGTCATTTCAGTAAAAACTTTGCAGATCAGATAAAGCCAGTAAGTCAATCACATCGATCCACACCAAGATGGTGTTTTATAAAGCTTCAATATAGCAgctacaaatacaaaataaggTGTTTTAGCTTTTACAACATCTTTGGGAAATATCTCAAACCTCCAATGACATGCAAAAGCAGCAGCTTAAAGCTATTTCCAGGAATTTGCTCCAGCCAACTAGTTCATCACAACACAACTACATCACAAACAATTTCAGCATGGCAATTTTGTTACACCAAATGACCATGTACCTTCTCACAAGAAACAAACATTGCACTACGATTATCTCTCATCAAGGGGAAAAAAGTCGACTACTCTCAGTTTTACTGCAAAGGTCAACAACTTGGAGCAGCAGATAGACCTTGTTAACAACTACATAGGATATACTTCCATCCGAGACTCAGAGGCTGTTAGGTATAACATTATGTATTGTGGAAATGCTCCACTGTTGTTGTGCAATGATGTGTTGTAGTTCATATGTTTCCTAGAAGCATCTTTGAGGTCATACAGCTATGAAAATGTCGCACTGTGAGGTACTCACTCTACAGCTTACAAAAGCTGCAACAAAGTGTCgataactcaattggaaaatATGTGCACTACATAGAAGGAATAGCACAAAGATGAAACTAAGGCTGGTTTTCAAGCCATACTTGAAGCTCGGGCTGAACCATTTGACTAAATGTTGAAGACAACCTAttgggatttttcattttctttttcttctttctctctttgagAAAACTCGGAATTGTCTTCATATACAAGAACATTTACCTTCTCTGCCTTGGCAGCTGCTTCTGCAGATTTTCCATATAACTTTTCTCTAACAGTAAGTTGGCCCCTCAATTTTTTGTCTTGCAAAGCCTGTGATAAAGGAAATTCTTCAAGACACAGAAAACAGACAGCTTGGTATGAAACTTACTCTAATCACAACCTAGCATACCTCCAAATTTGCACCATCACCTCTCAGATATTTCTTAATTCGGATTTCCAATTCACCAGAGTCCTCCTGCACCGGAACGTAACAGAGATATGAGCTCCAGATTAGGTTAATGTCAGATACATCAAAGATATAGCCATTGAAGAAATAGTGGTGGGTAAGTTAAGTCTCACTGGTCATGATATAAACACCACACGTATCCAAGAAAAGGGGACGAAACATTTAAACACCATTGCATTGCCAATGATCACAATGTTTATACTGCCTGGGTTTATTACATCATTGAACATTCTGGGTAATGTTATGAACACGTGAATGAATCACGGAGctccaaaagcaacacaaaacTTCACAACACCAACCAGTTTAGTAGGAGGCTTAATCTTTTCCGGAGCGCCAGCTTCTTGCTTCACCTCCATCGTTCTTGCTTCGCACTTCTTCTGCTTCGCGCGTACAGATAAACAGCAACCCAATTAGCAACTGATCCACCCAAAAAGCGCTTGATTGCACCTTTAACGAGTTGATACGATAGTCAGAAGCAGCTGAGGCGAATTCAGCACATAGGTTCGAGATAGAGCAAGCACTTCAAAAGACTCCCAATCAATCTTCCGCGCGGTTTCGTTTTTGCCGGTGGCAAGCGAATCGCAGAAGAAGTTGAACGGGAGGAGACTAGGGTTCTGGGTTTTAGCCGAAGCCCTGAAAAGAGAACGTTCAATTGGCAGGCGCGGGTTTGGGCTGCAAACAAATCGGGTCACATGACCCGATTATAGTGGACCACCGCAAGGATTATCCTCGACCCGAAAAGTCGGAATGGCCCAAATCAAGAGGTGATTGGCTCGGAGCGAATCCCGGTTCGACCAGGGCCGTTTATGGCTTGAGCCGATTTAGAACACacccagaaaaagaagaagaagaagaagaagaagaagagaaagctATGCAGCACCGACACCACACAACACGTTAacatgtgatttttcaaaaaatagagaattccgacgtGTATTGAATATGTATTTTATATATagatgataaattattatttatacataaaaatatcagcggtgagtttcttcttttttttatgtttgggattcatgattagatttttttggaactcattgggtatattaattttgaagtgACTACGTATATGACtttagtatatatatttttaataaatttatattttgatccttaatttattgaaaatgataatTGACCACGTGTGTGTCAAAAAGGCATGTTAGGATGCTGGACTCGAGTGTCGCCGACGTGTCTATAACATTAATCACGTGTCGGTCTTATATTGGAGATTATCAAACACGACACAAAGGCCTTTGAAGATTATCGGtgctaaacaagaaaaaaagtcgCCAATGTCGATCGTCGATGCTAAATAGGTAACAAAGAGGACCCGATCAAAGGAACCGGACTAAGCTATGGTGGAAACACCGAAGTTTCTCTCTCCACGTACGCACACGAATAGCTTGTCTTGGAGTTTGACTGCTCTTGATTAACTTGCTGAAGTCCACAGATCAGTCTCACTGGGAAGGGCGTGGACTAGCTCGCGATCTGTTACTCCTCTTTTCAAGCTTAGTCGTTGTAGCAGAGCGTGTAGGGCAGCTGGTTAGGTCGTTAAGGCCcacaggtaaaaaaaaaaaaaaaccgtgaaAGATGGTGGAAGGTTTAGGAAAAAATATTGGGTGGGCCAGGGCCAACACGTTATCGTGCGCCCTGGCCAATCAGAAACGGACACCTCGCTCCGGTCAGCAGAGTGGAGCTCACTGGCTTTCcgcacataaatttttttttttctttttttaaaagagtttcCTACTTTAATAGACGTTCAATTACGCTAGagttatgaccaaaaaaaaaaaaaaattacgctaGAGTTTTAGAcctgctttttctctctcttcctttggcTCCTCCTCCCTGTTTGTCTCGTGTGAGTTCAAAATTTTAGATCCCTCGTTCCCGTCCGCTTCTGGCGCTCGGCTCGCTATCCGTTCCGTCGCTTGAGGGGTCTCTGCTCTCGCGCTCGCTCGCATTCCGCACGTGCCCTCGTTCCTGCGCTCGACTCCCGCCCTTGCTCGGTGAAACGGTGCGTCGATTCTTTCATGTTTATAGTTTTGTTATGATATCTTGACTTGGAGATGGATATGATGGACCATGAAACAATGAATGGAGATTTtattggcaaaaggacactatgagtgtcaatatttatgtacggcgctcactttagtgacaatatttttttttttttggataacttaagtgccacttttttaaaaaaatagttattttaATGCCAACTTCTGTGAAATTCGTCGAAATATGACATGACATCTACGTGGCTCGCTGGAGCTTCcaagttagcaataaaaaaaatcaaaatttaaaaactaaaaaataaagctaaaaaactttttaaaaaatctatgTTGCAATAGCTAGGGCCCTTGTCGCTAtcgcccaccatcgccggcaatcCTCGGCAAGGGAGGGGGATGGCTCGCGGGGCCTCGCCATCTTAGATccgggcgaggctcaacctcatcCAACTCTGCGAGGTCCGGCCTCGTCATGGCCGCATAAGACCGACTTCGACTAGCGATGGCCGGGCTcggtggcggcgagggcttggaagccctcggcaaagcaaaaaatcaatttatttatttagctaatttttttaaattttaatttaattttttaaaaatattttagcttattttgtagaAAGATATTACTTGTGGTGTCCAcgtgaattgattttttttttaaaactaccACGTGGACGCCATGTGGACcggcttttttaaaaaaaatttcatataatattaaaaaattaacaaaaaatgccATGTGTACTTTTTGACCGtaattggcactcaagtgattattttttcttcgacttggcacttaagtaatccaaaaaaaatattagcactaaagtgagtattGTACACAAATACCGACACTCTAGGTGTCGTTTTGCTAGATTTTATGCATGGATTCcttatttttgtacttttttcctttctttttgctatttttgGTGGGTAAGTGCACAAACTTCGCTGTTGGGTAGGCCATTTTTCTCGGGAGTGTCCGGTGTTGGTGAGAATAAGATAGATCCGGAAAAATTCTAGTCCCGCAAATAT is a window from the Rhodamnia argentea isolate NSW1041297 chromosome 8, ASM2092103v1, whole genome shotgun sequence genome containing:
- the LOC115755324 gene encoding probable U3 small nucleolar RNA-associated protein 7; the encoded protein is MEVKQEAGAPEKIKPPTKLEDSGELEIRIKKYLRGDGANLEALQDKKLRGQLTVREKLYGKSAEAAAKAEKWLMPSEGGFLEAEGIEKTWRIRQESIAREVDISSSRNQYDIVLPDLGPYTLDFTSSGRYMAAAGRKGHLAVVDMKNLSLIKEIQVRETVRDVVFLHNELFFAAAQKKYPYIYNRDGIELHCLKEHGAVLKLQFLKNHFLLASINKFGQLHYQDVTTGGMVGNFRTGLGRTDVMQVNPFNGVVALGHSGGTVTMWKPTSSAPLVKMLCHRGPVAALAFHPNGHIMATSGKERKIKIWDLRKFEVLQTLPGHANTLDFSHKGLLAAATGSFVQISGNFSESQSYSRYMTHSMAKGYQIKKLLFRPYEDVLGIAHSMGWSSILIPGSGEPNFDSWVANPFETSKQRREKEVRSLLDKLPPETIMLDPSKIGTMKPPSRKQKPTKQERESEMEAAVAAVKDMPIKKKTKGRSKPSKSAKKKQDIIVRTKRPFLEQQMKEEEALSRKKQKASEEAELPKSLQRFARKKAT